The following coding sequences lie in one Apium graveolens cultivar Ventura chromosome 1, ASM990537v1, whole genome shotgun sequence genomic window:
- the LOC141718953 gene encoding origin of replication complex subunit 4 isoform X1 yields the protein MGSDNPAEKALILHRTRLSNPNFIFTHFSNSPDTNYSKLKFIISSSVTEACNNSVLLLGPRGCGKAAVLELVLDDLLKEYPDMITTIKLNGLLHSDDKCALKEIARQLCAEHQLSFSKVASFDDNNQFMIDILRECGLAHKTVIFVLDEFDLFAQGKQRLLYSLLDAMQSVSSQAVVVGISCRLDADQLLEKRVRSRFSHRKLLFLPPSAEDLQGLIKHMLLLPTDSSISDDYTTEFNARLLKLLEDGRCKDIIDTLSTSDSTFNHLIRFLFIAVCHMDMNLGFLTLENFKAALTGVQRQPKLECLKDCSILELYILVCMMRLEFREQESYNFNTMMKEYSSIRDSFKTCDYYARNVCLRAFEHLLQRELISLVDSRGHTQSLEFHPVKLLVSAPELHLGLKSNRCCPAILQKIIDRG from the exons ATGGGTAGTGATAATCCAGCAGAAAAAGCCCTAATTCTCCACAGAACCAGACTtagtaaccctaatttcatatTCACTCACTTCTCAAACTCTCCAGACACTAATTACAG CAAGTTGAAGTTTATTATATCAAGTTCTGTAACTGAGGCTTGTAACAATTCTGTCTTGCTTCTTGGTCCCCGTGGTTGCGGCAAAGCTGCT GTGTTGGAGCTTGTTCTTGATGATTTGCTCAAGGAATATCCTGATATGATCACAACG ATTAAACTGAATGGTCTTTTGCATAGTGATGACAAATGTGCGCTTAAG GAAATTGCTAGACAATTATGTGCGGAGCATCAGTTATCGTTCTCCAAAGTG GCATCATTTGATGATAATAACCAATTCATGATAGACATATTGCG AGAGTGTGGATTAGCACATAAAACAGTCATTTTTGTACTGGACGAGTTCGACCTCTTTGCACAG GGAAAACAACGATTACTTTATAGCTTGCTAGATGCAATGCAGTCTGTGTCATCACAAGCTGTGGTCGTCGGCATTAGTTGTCGCTTG GATGCTGATCAACTCCTGGAGAAAAGAGTACGGTCTCGATTTTCACACAGAAAATTGTTGTTCCTTCCTCCCTCAGCAGAAGATCTACAAGG GTTGATAAAGCACATGTTGCTATTGCCTACAGATTCAAGCATTTCTGACGATTACACAACTGAATTTAATGCAAGGCTTCTG AAATTATTAGAAGATGGAAGATGCAAAGATATTATCGATACATTGTCAACTTCAGATTCCACCTTCAATCATTTGATTAGGTTTCT GTTTATTGCTGTTTGTCATATGGATATGAACTTGGGTTTCTTGACTTTGGAGAACTTTAAAGCTGCACTTACAGGTGTGCAAAGGCAGCCAAAGCTAGAGTGCCTGAAAG ATTGCTCTATTCTTGAACTCTATATTCTGGTTTGCATGATGAGGTTGGAATTCAGAGAGCAAGAATCCTACAACTTCAATACCATGATGAAAG AATACAGTAGCATACGAGATTCGTTTAAGACATGCGACTATTATGCTCGCAATGTTTGCTTACGG GCCTTTGAGCACCTTTTACAGCGTGAATTAATTTCTCTCGTGGACAGTAGGGGACACACTCAGTCCCTTGAATTTCATCCAGTCAAGCTACTAGTTTCAGCCCCTGAGTTACATCTTGGTTTGAAGTCGAACCGTTGCTGTCCG GCAATCCTCCAGAAAATTATTGACCGAGGGTGA
- the LOC141718953 gene encoding origin of replication complex subunit 4 isoform X2 — MGSDNPAEKALILHRTRLSNPNFIFTHFSNSPDTNYSKLKFIISSSVTEACNNSVLLLGPRGCGKAAVLELVLDDLLKEYPDMITTIKLNGLLHSDDKCALKEIARQLCAEHQLSFSKVASFDDNNQFMIDILRECGLAHKTVIFVLDEFDLFAQGKQRLLYSLLDAMQSVSSQAVVVGISCRLDADQLLEKRVRSRFSHRKLLFLPPSAEDLQGLIKHMLLLPTDSSISDDYTTEFNARLLKLLEDGRCKDIIDTLSTSDSTFNHLIRFIAVCHMDMNLGFLTLENFKAALTGVQRQPKLECLKDCSILELYILVCMMRLEFREQESYNFNTMMKEYSSIRDSFKTCDYYARNVCLRAFEHLLQRELISLVDSRGHTQSLEFHPVKLLVSAPELHLGLKSNRCCPAILQKIIDRG, encoded by the exons ATGGGTAGTGATAATCCAGCAGAAAAAGCCCTAATTCTCCACAGAACCAGACTtagtaaccctaatttcatatTCACTCACTTCTCAAACTCTCCAGACACTAATTACAG CAAGTTGAAGTTTATTATATCAAGTTCTGTAACTGAGGCTTGTAACAATTCTGTCTTGCTTCTTGGTCCCCGTGGTTGCGGCAAAGCTGCT GTGTTGGAGCTTGTTCTTGATGATTTGCTCAAGGAATATCCTGATATGATCACAACG ATTAAACTGAATGGTCTTTTGCATAGTGATGACAAATGTGCGCTTAAG GAAATTGCTAGACAATTATGTGCGGAGCATCAGTTATCGTTCTCCAAAGTG GCATCATTTGATGATAATAACCAATTCATGATAGACATATTGCG AGAGTGTGGATTAGCACATAAAACAGTCATTTTTGTACTGGACGAGTTCGACCTCTTTGCACAG GGAAAACAACGATTACTTTATAGCTTGCTAGATGCAATGCAGTCTGTGTCATCACAAGCTGTGGTCGTCGGCATTAGTTGTCGCTTG GATGCTGATCAACTCCTGGAGAAAAGAGTACGGTCTCGATTTTCACACAGAAAATTGTTGTTCCTTCCTCCCTCAGCAGAAGATCTACAAGG GTTGATAAAGCACATGTTGCTATTGCCTACAGATTCAAGCATTTCTGACGATTACACAACTGAATTTAATGCAAGGCTTCTG AAATTATTAGAAGATGGAAGATGCAAAGATATTATCGATACATTGTCAACTTCAGATTCCACCTTCAATCATTTGATTAG GTTTATTGCTGTTTGTCATATGGATATGAACTTGGGTTTCTTGACTTTGGAGAACTTTAAAGCTGCACTTACAGGTGTGCAAAGGCAGCCAAAGCTAGAGTGCCTGAAAG ATTGCTCTATTCTTGAACTCTATATTCTGGTTTGCATGATGAGGTTGGAATTCAGAGAGCAAGAATCCTACAACTTCAATACCATGATGAAAG AATACAGTAGCATACGAGATTCGTTTAAGACATGCGACTATTATGCTCGCAATGTTTGCTTACGG GCCTTTGAGCACCTTTTACAGCGTGAATTAATTTCTCTCGTGGACAGTAGGGGACACACTCAGTCCCTTGAATTTCATCCAGTCAAGCTACTAGTTTCAGCCCCTGAGTTACATCTTGGTTTGAAGTCGAACCGTTGCTGTCCG GCAATCCTCCAGAAAATTATTGACCGAGGGTGA
- the LOC141659735 gene encoding uncharacterized protein At4g10930 isoform X1, whose product MEYATDELPEEDNFDYSGLEGEKCGICMDIVIDRGVLDCCQHWFCFSCIDNWATITNLCPLCQNEFQLITCVPVYDTIGNNSVDEDLQSRDDDWCIEGKNNTLSFPSYYIDENAVVCLDGDDCKVRSMSASIEEYSNLDTSIACDSCDIWYHAFCVGFDTEGTCENSWLCPRCIMQHRSDKILLTGSSNLCASENSSYQCLVDPGLSGKVVVSVADAGETAVVVSMLEGKQETEKQIQTTMPCLEMCEMKAPFQVSDSLNDAGRKSATAAVEKIEEQEREKVFSSSNISEDVKIHESLPSSNKQKLETPSNSLDVGANSVPDELKLALSQESSDILPSVFESAFGDEGISAPSNGSEISTSKLLDQHCSQATFESGDIANDKPAEDQVDVGDDLKECPLQEETTVDRKKDVNGSHGTKRKNRDWRSTEGKSRAKTGGKTTTKKVKAEGSMQQTHARDQADECVKENTLKLSGLTVKAEGSMQQFHARDQADEYVKENIPKVSGLTAVSKDRKVRANSDEKTVTTSIMDVVRDTEQLADTSSRTRDNATGLRVKKILRRPTEDKESSMLVQKIRKEIRDAVRNRVSKENGDNHFDPKLLTAFRAAVVGQVPESKNYLPVDMKARKSLLQKGKIRENLTKKIYGMGGKRRRAWTRDCEIEFWKYRCSKISKPEKIETLKSVLNLLRKSPERKETKLKNESAGQSSILSRLYLADSSLFPRKEDIKPVSTMKAAGISGQNKDVRSTEKSLTSGSGNNCSETLFTNNASIMCTVPTLKGEVPSHKSKSNRFALGSSKSSIGASNSQKETNSKSDDIQADKRKWAQQFLARKAAVAGTNASQEQDDTAVLKGQHTLLAQLPRDLRPVLAVSRHNKIPISVRQAQLHRLTEHFLRKTNMPVNRRTAEIELAVADAVNIEKEVANRSNSKLVYVNLCSQELLHRSDSTLSGKSVESNPNPVSEIPADRMVKATNDLSSSLAVEEALRNAGLLSDSPPNSPHHQLEEIEKADDSKRPLHEGPDNVFEIDSEPELDIYGDFEYDLQDDDFIGASTLKGSELQAEEPKLKVVFSTIDSNRPNDTQEMEDMKKPAMAEEPNNSSKCIDSANSSTGTLYINSKADKSDPHNSSLDDEGEELSLAECEELYGPDREPLITKFPEIAYMKPYESVLTNLVPVPDNNKDEGSSQTLEASDKDKGTSGINPSVTTVGDVENVSKQSRSSTTIKEKADRAKQQDRGNSVHKKVEAYIKEHIRPLCKSGVISVEQYRWAVGKTTDKIMKHHQKDKNANFLIKEGEKVKKLAEQYVEAAQTQRA is encoded by the exons ATGGAGTATGCTACAGATGAGTTGCCAGAGGAAGATAATTTT GATTACTCTGGTTTGGAAGGCGAAAAATGTGGGATATGCATGGATATTGTCATTGACAGGGGAGTTTTGGATTGCTGTCAACACTG GTTCTGTTTTTCATGCATTGATAACTGGGCTACCATTACGAATCTATGTCCACTTTGCCAAAATGAGTTTCAACTGATTACATGTGTGCCT GTATATGATACCATTGGAAATAACAGCGTTGATGAGGACTTGCAATCCAG AGATGATGATTGGTGCATTGAAGGAAAAAACAACACCTTATCGTTTCCATCATACTATATCGATGAAAAT GCAGTTGTCTGTTTGGATGGAGATGATTGCAAGGTCAGAAGTATGTCGGCATCAATCGAAGAATACTCGAATCTTGATACATCAATTGCTTGTGATTCATGTGATATATG GTATCATGCGTTCTGTGTGGGATTTGATACTGAGGGCACATGTGAGAACTCATGGTTATGCCCAAG GTGTATAATGCAACATAGATCAGACAAAATTCTATTGACTGGGTCCAGCAACCTGTGTGCTTCAGAAAATTCGAGCTATCAATGTCTTGTCGACCCTGGTTTGTCAGGGAAAGTGGTGGTATCTGTTGCTGATGCTGGAGAAACAGCTGTCGTTGTGTCGATGCTTGAAGGGAAGCAAGAAACCGAGAAACAAATTCAAACAACCATGCCATGTTTAGAAATGTGCGAGATGAAAGCACCATTTCAAGTGTCAGATTCTCTTAATGATGCTGGAAGGAAGTCTGCTACAGCAGCAGTTGAAAAAATTGAAGAACAAGAAAGGGAAAAAGTCTTCTCAAGTTCTAATATATCCGAGGATGTTAAAATACATGAATCTCTTCCTAGTTCTAACAAGCAGAAGCTGGAAACACCATCAAACAGCCTTGATGTAGGAGCAAATTCAGTGCCAGATGAACTTAAATTGGCTTTATCACAAGAGTCATCAGACATATTACCTTCAGTTTTTGAGTCTGCTTTTGGTGATGAAGGAATAAGTGCGCCATCAAATGGATCTGAAATTTCTACTAGCAAGTTATTAGATCAACATTGCAGTCAAGCGACTTTTGAATCTG GGGATATAGCGAACGACAAACCAGCTGAAGACCAAGTGGATGTAGGTGATGATTTAAAAGAATGCCCATTGCAAG AAGAGACTACGGTTGATAGGAAGAAGGATGTTAATGGAAGTCACGGTACAAAGAGAAAGAATAGAGATTGGAG AAGTACTGAGGGAAAAAGTAGAGCTAAAACTGGAGGTAAAACTACAACAAAGAAAGTCAAGGCTGAGGGGAGCATGCAACAGACTCATGCAAGGGACCAGGCTGATGAGTGTGTTAAAGAAAACACTCTGAAGTTATCTGGTTTAACTGTCAAGGCTGAGGGGAGCATGCAACAGTTTCATGCAAGAGACCAAGCTGATGAGTATGTTAAAGAAAACATTCCGAAGGTATCTGGTTTAACTGCTGTTTCTAAAGACAGAAAAGTAAGGGCAAATTCTGACGAGAAGACGGTCACTACTAGTATAATGGATGTAGTTCGCGATACGGAACAACTTGCAGACACTTCCTCTAGGACCAGAGATAATGCAACTGGCTTAAGGGTAAAAAAAATATTGAGGCGACCTACTGAGGACAAGGAGTCATCAATGCTAGTTCAAAAGATAAGAAAAGAAATCAGAGATGCTGTCCGAAACAGAGTATCCAAAGAAAATGGAGACAACCATTTTGATCCGAAACTTTTGACTGCTTTTAGGGCTGCTGTGGTAGGACAGGTACCTGAATCTAAAAATTATTTGCCTGTGGATATGAAGGCAAGAAAGTCATTACTGCAAAAGGGCAAAATACGTGAAAATCTAACTAAAAAAATATATGGTATGGGTGGAAAAAGGCGTAGGGCATGGACCAGAGATTGTGAAATTGAATTTTGGAAGTATCGGTGctcaaaaatttcaaagcctGAAAAAATTGAGACCTTGAAGTCTGTTCTCAACCTGCTAAGGAAAAGTCCAGAGAGAAAAGAAACTAAGCTAAAAAATGAAAGCGCTGGTCAAAGTTCTATTCTTTCACGATTATATTTGGCCGATTCATCTCTTTTTCCTCGAAAGGAGGACATCAAACCTGTGTCAACTATGAAAGCTGCCGGTATTTCTGGACAAAATAAGGATGTTAGATCTACAGAAAAATCTCTTACTTCAGGTTCTGGAAACAACTGTTCGGAAACTCTGTTTACGAACAATGCAAGCATTATGTGTACGGTTCCAACTTTAAAAGGTGAAGTTCCATCCCATAAATCAAAGTCAAACAGATTTGCATTAGGGTCATCAAAATCTTCTATAGGGGCTTCCAACTCCCAGAAGGAAACAAATAGTAAATCTGATGATATCCAGGCTGACAAAAGAAAATGGGCCCAGCAGTTTCTTGCACGGAAAGCTGCTGTAGCAGGAACTAATGCATCGCAAGAACAAGATGACACTGCTGTGCTCAAAGGACAGCACACTTTATTA GCTCAGTTACCAAGAGATTTGCGGCCAGTTTTGGCAGTCAGTCGTCATAATAAAATCCCCATATCGGTTAGGCAG GCTCAACTTCACCGCCTCACAGAACACTTCCTAAGAAAAACAAATATGCCAGTCAATCGCAGAACTGCAGAAATCGAGTTGGCAGTAGCAGATGCAGTTAATATTGAAAAAGAGGTTGCTAACAGGTCAAACAGCAAGCTTGTATATGTAAATCTATGTTCCCAGGAGTTGTTACATAGATCAGATAGCACTTTGTCTGGTAAATCAGTAGAGTCAAACCCTAATCCAGTTTCAGAAATTCCTGCTGATAGAATGGTAAAAGCTACCAATGATCTTTCGTCCAGCTTGGCTGTTGAAGAGGCATTAAGGAATGCCGGGCTTTTGTCTGATTCCCCGCCAAATAGTCCACATCACCAATTGGAGGAAATCGAGAAAGCTGATGATTCGAAAAGGCCTTTACACGAGGGACCTGATAATGTATTTGAAATTGATTCTGAACCAGAACTTGATATATATGGCGATTTTGAGTATGATTTGCAAGATGATGACTTCATTGGTGCTAGTACATTAAAAGGATCTGAGTTGCAAGCAGAAGAACCAAAATTGAAAGTGGTTTTCTCTACCATCGACTCCAATCGACCAAATGATACTCAGGAAATGGAAGATATGAAGAAGCCAGCAATGGCCGAGGAACCCAACAATTCTTCCAAATGTATTGATAGTGCTAATTCAAGCACGGGGACTTTATATATCAACAGTAAGGCGGACAAGTCTGATCCTCATAATTCTTCACTTGATGATGAAGGAGAAGAGCTTTCTCTTGCAGAATGTGAAGAATTATATGGACCTGACAGAGAACCTCTAATTACAAAGTTTCCAGAAATTGCCTATATGAAGCCATATGAATCAGTACTCACAAACTTGGTCCCAGTCCCTGATAATAATAAAGATGAGGGATCGAGTCAAACACTTGAGGCGTCTGACAAAGATAAAGGGACTTCAGGAATAAACCCGTCAGTGACCACTGTTGGCGATGTAGAAAATGTGTCCAAGCAGTCCCGGAGTAGCACTACAATTAAGGAGAAAGCAGATAGAGCAAAGCAGCAAGATCGTGGCAACTCGGTTCATAAGAAG GTAGAAGCTTATATAAAAGAGCACATTAGACCTCTCTGCAAAAGTGGCGTAATCAGTGTTGAACAGTACCGATGGGCTGTAGGGAAGACAACTGATAAAATCATGAAACATCACCAGAAAGACAAAAATGCAAATTTTCTTATCAAGGAAGGTGAGAAAGTGAAGAAACTTGCTGAGCAGTACGTCGAGGCTGCCCAGACCCAGAGGGCATAA
- the LOC141659735 gene encoding uncharacterized protein At4g10930 isoform X2, producing the protein MLPVGHQINMCIMQHRSDKILLTGSSNLCASENSSYQCLVDPGLSGKVVVSVADAGETAVVVSMLEGKQETEKQIQTTMPCLEMCEMKAPFQVSDSLNDAGRKSATAAVEKIEEQEREKVFSSSNISEDVKIHESLPSSNKQKLETPSNSLDVGANSVPDELKLALSQESSDILPSVFESAFGDEGISAPSNGSEISTSKLLDQHCSQATFESGDIANDKPAEDQVDVGDDLKECPLQEETTVDRKKDVNGSHGTKRKNRDWRSTEGKSRAKTGGKTTTKKVKAEGSMQQTHARDQADECVKENTLKLSGLTVKAEGSMQQFHARDQADEYVKENIPKVSGLTAVSKDRKVRANSDEKTVTTSIMDVVRDTEQLADTSSRTRDNATGLRVKKILRRPTEDKESSMLVQKIRKEIRDAVRNRVSKENGDNHFDPKLLTAFRAAVVGQVPESKNYLPVDMKARKSLLQKGKIRENLTKKIYGMGGKRRRAWTRDCEIEFWKYRCSKISKPEKIETLKSVLNLLRKSPERKETKLKNESAGQSSILSRLYLADSSLFPRKEDIKPVSTMKAAGISGQNKDVRSTEKSLTSGSGNNCSETLFTNNASIMCTVPTLKGEVPSHKSKSNRFALGSSKSSIGASNSQKETNSKSDDIQADKRKWAQQFLARKAAVAGTNASQEQDDTAVLKGQHTLLAQLPRDLRPVLAVSRHNKIPISVRQAQLHRLTEHFLRKTNMPVNRRTAEIELAVADAVNIEKEVANRSNSKLVYVNLCSQELLHRSDSTLSGKSVESNPNPVSEIPADRMVKATNDLSSSLAVEEALRNAGLLSDSPPNSPHHQLEEIEKADDSKRPLHEGPDNVFEIDSEPELDIYGDFEYDLQDDDFIGASTLKGSELQAEEPKLKVVFSTIDSNRPNDTQEMEDMKKPAMAEEPNNSSKCIDSANSSTGTLYINSKADKSDPHNSSLDDEGEELSLAECEELYGPDREPLITKFPEIAYMKPYESVLTNLVPVPDNNKDEGSSQTLEASDKDKGTSGINPSVTTVGDVENVSKQSRSSTTIKEKADRAKQQDRGNSVHKKVEAYIKEHIRPLCKSGVISVEQYRWAVGKTTDKIMKHHQKDKNANFLIKEGEKVKKLAEQYVEAAQTQRA; encoded by the exons ATGCTCCCAGTTGGACATCAGATAAACAT GTGTATAATGCAACATAGATCAGACAAAATTCTATTGACTGGGTCCAGCAACCTGTGTGCTTCAGAAAATTCGAGCTATCAATGTCTTGTCGACCCTGGTTTGTCAGGGAAAGTGGTGGTATCTGTTGCTGATGCTGGAGAAACAGCTGTCGTTGTGTCGATGCTTGAAGGGAAGCAAGAAACCGAGAAACAAATTCAAACAACCATGCCATGTTTAGAAATGTGCGAGATGAAAGCACCATTTCAAGTGTCAGATTCTCTTAATGATGCTGGAAGGAAGTCTGCTACAGCAGCAGTTGAAAAAATTGAAGAACAAGAAAGGGAAAAAGTCTTCTCAAGTTCTAATATATCCGAGGATGTTAAAATACATGAATCTCTTCCTAGTTCTAACAAGCAGAAGCTGGAAACACCATCAAACAGCCTTGATGTAGGAGCAAATTCAGTGCCAGATGAACTTAAATTGGCTTTATCACAAGAGTCATCAGACATATTACCTTCAGTTTTTGAGTCTGCTTTTGGTGATGAAGGAATAAGTGCGCCATCAAATGGATCTGAAATTTCTACTAGCAAGTTATTAGATCAACATTGCAGTCAAGCGACTTTTGAATCTG GGGATATAGCGAACGACAAACCAGCTGAAGACCAAGTGGATGTAGGTGATGATTTAAAAGAATGCCCATTGCAAG AAGAGACTACGGTTGATAGGAAGAAGGATGTTAATGGAAGTCACGGTACAAAGAGAAAGAATAGAGATTGGAG AAGTACTGAGGGAAAAAGTAGAGCTAAAACTGGAGGTAAAACTACAACAAAGAAAGTCAAGGCTGAGGGGAGCATGCAACAGACTCATGCAAGGGACCAGGCTGATGAGTGTGTTAAAGAAAACACTCTGAAGTTATCTGGTTTAACTGTCAAGGCTGAGGGGAGCATGCAACAGTTTCATGCAAGAGACCAAGCTGATGAGTATGTTAAAGAAAACATTCCGAAGGTATCTGGTTTAACTGCTGTTTCTAAAGACAGAAAAGTAAGGGCAAATTCTGACGAGAAGACGGTCACTACTAGTATAATGGATGTAGTTCGCGATACGGAACAACTTGCAGACACTTCCTCTAGGACCAGAGATAATGCAACTGGCTTAAGGGTAAAAAAAATATTGAGGCGACCTACTGAGGACAAGGAGTCATCAATGCTAGTTCAAAAGATAAGAAAAGAAATCAGAGATGCTGTCCGAAACAGAGTATCCAAAGAAAATGGAGACAACCATTTTGATCCGAAACTTTTGACTGCTTTTAGGGCTGCTGTGGTAGGACAGGTACCTGAATCTAAAAATTATTTGCCTGTGGATATGAAGGCAAGAAAGTCATTACTGCAAAAGGGCAAAATACGTGAAAATCTAACTAAAAAAATATATGGTATGGGTGGAAAAAGGCGTAGGGCATGGACCAGAGATTGTGAAATTGAATTTTGGAAGTATCGGTGctcaaaaatttcaaagcctGAAAAAATTGAGACCTTGAAGTCTGTTCTCAACCTGCTAAGGAAAAGTCCAGAGAGAAAAGAAACTAAGCTAAAAAATGAAAGCGCTGGTCAAAGTTCTATTCTTTCACGATTATATTTGGCCGATTCATCTCTTTTTCCTCGAAAGGAGGACATCAAACCTGTGTCAACTATGAAAGCTGCCGGTATTTCTGGACAAAATAAGGATGTTAGATCTACAGAAAAATCTCTTACTTCAGGTTCTGGAAACAACTGTTCGGAAACTCTGTTTACGAACAATGCAAGCATTATGTGTACGGTTCCAACTTTAAAAGGTGAAGTTCCATCCCATAAATCAAAGTCAAACAGATTTGCATTAGGGTCATCAAAATCTTCTATAGGGGCTTCCAACTCCCAGAAGGAAACAAATAGTAAATCTGATGATATCCAGGCTGACAAAAGAAAATGGGCCCAGCAGTTTCTTGCACGGAAAGCTGCTGTAGCAGGAACTAATGCATCGCAAGAACAAGATGACACTGCTGTGCTCAAAGGACAGCACACTTTATTA GCTCAGTTACCAAGAGATTTGCGGCCAGTTTTGGCAGTCAGTCGTCATAATAAAATCCCCATATCGGTTAGGCAG GCTCAACTTCACCGCCTCACAGAACACTTCCTAAGAAAAACAAATATGCCAGTCAATCGCAGAACTGCAGAAATCGAGTTGGCAGTAGCAGATGCAGTTAATATTGAAAAAGAGGTTGCTAACAGGTCAAACAGCAAGCTTGTATATGTAAATCTATGTTCCCAGGAGTTGTTACATAGATCAGATAGCACTTTGTCTGGTAAATCAGTAGAGTCAAACCCTAATCCAGTTTCAGAAATTCCTGCTGATAGAATGGTAAAAGCTACCAATGATCTTTCGTCCAGCTTGGCTGTTGAAGAGGCATTAAGGAATGCCGGGCTTTTGTCTGATTCCCCGCCAAATAGTCCACATCACCAATTGGAGGAAATCGAGAAAGCTGATGATTCGAAAAGGCCTTTACACGAGGGACCTGATAATGTATTTGAAATTGATTCTGAACCAGAACTTGATATATATGGCGATTTTGAGTATGATTTGCAAGATGATGACTTCATTGGTGCTAGTACATTAAAAGGATCTGAGTTGCAAGCAGAAGAACCAAAATTGAAAGTGGTTTTCTCTACCATCGACTCCAATCGACCAAATGATACTCAGGAAATGGAAGATATGAAGAAGCCAGCAATGGCCGAGGAACCCAACAATTCTTCCAAATGTATTGATAGTGCTAATTCAAGCACGGGGACTTTATATATCAACAGTAAGGCGGACAAGTCTGATCCTCATAATTCTTCACTTGATGATGAAGGAGAAGAGCTTTCTCTTGCAGAATGTGAAGAATTATATGGACCTGACAGAGAACCTCTAATTACAAAGTTTCCAGAAATTGCCTATATGAAGCCATATGAATCAGTACTCACAAACTTGGTCCCAGTCCCTGATAATAATAAAGATGAGGGATCGAGTCAAACACTTGAGGCGTCTGACAAAGATAAAGGGACTTCAGGAATAAACCCGTCAGTGACCACTGTTGGCGATGTAGAAAATGTGTCCAAGCAGTCCCGGAGTAGCACTACAATTAAGGAGAAAGCAGATAGAGCAAAGCAGCAAGATCGTGGCAACTCGGTTCATAAGAAG GTAGAAGCTTATATAAAAGAGCACATTAGACCTCTCTGCAAAAGTGGCGTAATCAGTGTTGAACAGTACCGATGGGCTGTAGGGAAGACAACTGATAAAATCATGAAACATCACCAGAAAGACAAAAATGCAAATTTTCTTATCAAGGAAGGTGAGAAAGTGAAGAAACTTGCTGAGCAGTACGTCGAGGCTGCCCAGACCCAGAGGGCATAA